In Pseudovibrio brasiliensis, the following are encoded in one genomic region:
- a CDS encoding class I adenylate-forming enzyme family protein: MNLAEWLARTARITPDAPALFHGTQQMATYGEFGARSAAIAGALQRDYGVARGDRVAIFMKNRTEYLEASYGIWWSGAAAIPINAKLHPKEAAWIIENAEATAVFISDDVGEDLIREIDQTKTKVISVDQDSYQHMLKAEPLADPVPIDAQDMVWLFYTSGTTGRPKGVMMSSQNIQSMMLGYYAGIGTPTHEDATLYAAPMSHGAGIYSFMHVVAGGRHVCPVSGGFDAAEILEIAPKIGRIAMFAAPTMVHRLVEVAKATGATGEGLDTIIYAGGPMYFADIVEAVDVLGPRFAQIYGQGECPMAITVLSREQVCDRKHPRWQERLKSVGVAQVASRVRVVGEDMKDLPNGEIGEIVVSGSAVMLGYWNNEDATASTIIDGWLKTGDMGALDEDGFLTMHDRSKDMIISGGSNIYPREVEEILLMHPDVSEVAVVGRFHEEWGEEVVAIISPEKGKTVDFAELDQLCIDNIARFKRPKQYIAMEQLPKNNYGKILKRDLREMLKGPEKGGSV, translated from the coding sequence ATGAACCTGGCAGAGTGGCTGGCCCGTACAGCCAGAATAACACCGGACGCACCTGCGCTCTTTCATGGAACGCAGCAGATGGCAACCTATGGCGAGTTTGGCGCACGCTCCGCAGCCATCGCCGGTGCGTTGCAGCGGGACTACGGTGTGGCCAGAGGAGACCGCGTTGCCATTTTCATGAAGAACCGCACGGAATATCTGGAAGCCAGCTACGGCATCTGGTGGTCTGGCGCCGCCGCAATCCCGATCAACGCAAAGCTACACCCGAAGGAAGCCGCGTGGATCATTGAGAACGCGGAGGCCACAGCCGTCTTCATCTCAGATGATGTGGGCGAGGACCTGATCAGGGAGATCGATCAGACCAAAACCAAAGTCATCTCGGTGGATCAGGACAGCTACCAGCACATGCTCAAAGCAGAGCCTCTGGCGGATCCGGTGCCGATCGACGCGCAGGACATGGTCTGGCTGTTCTACACCTCCGGCACAACAGGCCGACCCAAAGGGGTGATGATGTCCTCGCAAAATATCCAGAGCATGATGCTTGGTTATTATGCAGGCATCGGCACACCAACGCACGAAGACGCCACGCTTTACGCCGCTCCCATGTCCCACGGTGCAGGCATTTACAGTTTCATGCACGTTGTGGCCGGTGGTCGCCACGTTTGCCCGGTCTCAGGCGGATTTGACGCAGCCGAGATTTTGGAAATCGCACCCAAAATCGGCAGGATCGCCATGTTCGCGGCCCCCACAATGGTGCACAGACTGGTGGAAGTCGCCAAAGCCACAGGCGCAACGGGTGAGGGGCTGGACACCATCATCTACGCCGGCGGGCCTATGTATTTCGCCGATATCGTTGAAGCCGTTGACGTTCTCGGCCCACGCTTTGCGCAGATCTACGGGCAGGGCGAATGCCCCATGGCCATCACCGTGCTGAGCCGTGAGCAGGTCTGCGACAGAAAACATCCCCGATGGCAAGAAAGATTGAAGTCAGTTGGGGTAGCTCAAGTCGCGTCTCGTGTCCGTGTGGTAGGAGAGGACATGAAAGACCTGCCCAATGGTGAGATTGGCGAGATTGTCGTGTCCGGTTCGGCAGTCATGCTGGGCTATTGGAACAATGAGGACGCAACGGCATCCACGATCATCGATGGCTGGTTGAAAACAGGCGACATGGGTGCGCTGGATGAGGATGGGTTCCTCACCATGCACGACCGCTCGAAGGATATGATCATCTCGGGCGGATCCAACATCTATCCTCGCGAAGTGGAAGAAATTCTGCTGATGCATCCGGATGTATCTGAAGTCGCAGTAGTCGGTCGGTTCCATGAAGAGTGGGGCGAAGAGGTGGTGGCTATCATCTCTCCAGAGAAGGGAAAGACCGTCGATTTCGCAGAGCTCGACCAGCTCTGCATTGACAACATCGCGCGTTTCAAGCGTCCGAAGCAGTACATCGCTATGGAGCAGTTGCCAAAGAACAATTACGGCAAGATCCTGAAGCGAGACTTGCGGGAGATGCTGAAGGGACCGGAGAAAGGTGGATCAGTCTGA
- a CDS encoding GNAT family N-acetyltransferase → MKTFEIRSARSKDISQIGTVGLASWKRGIGPHVPQVAHDTMSKASFTDFASACLDQIVVAVKEDRVLGFAATEHADNFITDLWIDPDYESSGLGTALVEEAERRIAARGYHTAEISVLIQNDRALGLYHHMKYEDVFEATKFDEDLNCEITYIRLRKHLPFYAEEIA, encoded by the coding sequence ATGAAGACCTTTGAAATTCGTAGTGCTCGCTCAAAAGATATCTCGCAGATCGGAACTGTCGGTCTGGCCTCATGGAAACGGGGCATCGGCCCCCATGTGCCGCAGGTGGCACACGACACCATGAGCAAAGCGTCCTTCACGGATTTTGCAAGTGCCTGTCTGGATCAGATTGTGGTGGCCGTGAAAGAAGACCGCGTGCTCGGCTTTGCAGCCACAGAGCACGCCGACAACTTCATCACCGACCTCTGGATCGACCCGGACTACGAAAGCAGCGGACTGGGCACCGCACTGGTGGAAGAAGCCGAACGCCGCATCGCGGCCCGCGGCTACCACACCGCAGAAATCTCGGTCCTCATCCAGAACGACCGGGCCCTGGGCCTCTATCACCACATGAAGTACGAGGACGTGTTCGAGGCAACCAAGTTCGACGAAGACCTCAACTGCGAAATCACCTACATCCGCCTCCGCAAACACCTCCCGTTTTACGCCGAAGAAATCGCCTGA
- a CDS encoding winged helix-turn-helix transcriptional regulator, which translates to MSSAEKVEPDAFVAICPSRQVLVRLAEKWTMLTIVALEGGPLRFGDLKRKVEGVSQKMLTQTLRNLEQDKLLTRKVYDEMPLRVEYELTALGKDLLPLIKQIKQWCEAHFNEIVAQ; encoded by the coding sequence GTGAGCAGTGCCGAGAAAGTTGAGCCGGATGCGTTTGTGGCGATTTGCCCGTCGAGGCAGGTGCTGGTGCGGTTGGCTGAAAAATGGACAATGCTTACGATTGTTGCTCTTGAGGGCGGGCCACTACGGTTTGGAGATTTGAAGCGGAAGGTGGAAGGCGTTTCGCAAAAGATGTTGACCCAAACTCTTCGAAACCTCGAGCAGGACAAGCTCCTCACGCGGAAGGTGTATGATGAAATGCCGTTACGGGTGGAGTACGAGCTGACCGCCTTAGGCAAAGACCTCTTGCCTCTCATCAAACAAATAAAGCAGTGGTGTGAAGCCCATTTCAATGAGATTGTGGCGCAGTAA
- a CDS encoding NADPH-dependent F420 reductase: MKIGILGAGNIGTRLAELARAAGYDVLVGSRKGDVSLADASRYGDIILIAVHYHAVEDALKPLSELLAGKIVIDATNPLNDDWSPRLLGENTSAGEEIAKLLPNSKIVKAFNTVFADIMNTEGLSRNGSAVTAFVASDHDDAVKTVADFARTIGFAPVTANKLMVARYLEAIAHLNIELAVGQGGGTNAAFLFHRG, translated from the coding sequence ATGAAAATTGGAATCTTAGGTGCAGGCAACATTGGTACACGCCTTGCAGAACTGGCCCGCGCAGCAGGGTATGATGTGTTGGTTGGCAGCCGTAAAGGTGACGTATCACTCGCTGATGCATCCAGATACGGCGATATCATCCTCATTGCCGTCCATTACCACGCCGTGGAAGATGCATTGAAACCGTTGAGCGAACTGCTTGCCGGGAAGATCGTGATTGATGCAACAAACCCTCTCAATGACGATTGGTCACCACGCCTACTGGGAGAAAACACCTCAGCCGGAGAAGAGATCGCAAAGCTCTTGCCGAACTCCAAAATCGTAAAGGCCTTCAACACAGTCTTCGCAGACATCATGAATACAGAAGGTCTTTCGCGCAATGGCAGTGCAGTGACAGCCTTCGTCGCTTCCGACCATGATGATGCAGTTAAGACAGTTGCGGACTTCGCAAGAACCATCGGTTTTGCGCCTGTCACAGCCAACAAGTTGATGGTTGCACGCTATCTGGAAGCAATAGCACACCTGAACATTGAGTTGGCTGTTGGACAAGGCGGAGGAACCAACGCGGCATTTCTGTTCCATCGCGGTTAG
- a CDS encoding alpha/beta hydrolase — MPIKRISFDVAGDQLIGNLHLPSSKGVHPAVVTCGPMTSVKEQVTGTYAAELARQGIAALAFDHRHFGESAGEPRHYEFYKNKIADLKAAFHALSAQPEVASHQIGAVGICLGCGYMAHAIANRSDIRGFVGVAGYYRDVEAMKAADPTGFANKVAQGKKARMHYERTGYVETIPAAALGQDAAMTMQSTFDYYTKRAVHPNYENRFAVMSREYFLGFDVQSAVPHIKMPFLMAHGPNALNPSWADKFYKAVPGLKEKTSISSEGQTDIYDNPEIVKATVSQAVEFLSRVL, encoded by the coding sequence ATGCCGATCAAAAGGATCAGCTTTGATGTTGCAGGAGATCAACTCATTGGCAATCTCCACTTGCCTTCCAGCAAAGGTGTTCATCCCGCTGTCGTAACGTGCGGCCCAATGACATCCGTAAAGGAGCAAGTGACGGGAACCTATGCTGCAGAGTTGGCCAGACAGGGTATTGCCGCGCTTGCGTTTGACCATCGCCACTTTGGCGAAAGCGCCGGGGAACCAAGGCACTATGAGTTCTACAAGAATAAGATTGCGGATCTCAAAGCAGCGTTTCACGCCCTGTCAGCTCAGCCTGAAGTTGCCTCGCATCAGATAGGTGCAGTCGGTATCTGCCTTGGTTGTGGTTACATGGCGCATGCAATTGCAAACCGGTCGGACATTCGCGGCTTTGTTGGTGTTGCCGGGTACTACCGTGATGTTGAAGCCATGAAAGCTGCCGACCCAACGGGCTTTGCCAATAAAGTTGCGCAAGGCAAGAAGGCGCGGATGCATTACGAGAGGACAGGTTATGTCGAAACCATCCCTGCAGCAGCGTTGGGCCAGGATGCTGCAATGACGATGCAATCTACATTCGACTACTACACAAAGCGAGCCGTTCACCCGAACTACGAAAATCGCTTCGCTGTCATGTCGCGCGAGTACTTTCTGGGGTTCGACGTACAAAGCGCTGTGCCGCACATCAAGATGCCCTTTCTTATGGCGCACGGACCCAATGCGCTCAACCCATCGTGGGCAGATAAATTCTACAAGGCAGTGCCCGGTCTTAAAGAAAAAACAAGCATTTCGTCAGAAGGGCAGACGGATATCTACGATAATCCTGAGATCGTAAAGGCCACCGTGTCACAGGCAGTCGAGTTCTTGTCACGAGTTCTCTGA
- a CDS encoding cupin domain-containing protein codes for MFMKQVTTGIFTAAAMVSLLASAQAADEKHIFTFNDVAWQETGLEGAEMAVLWGKEEDGSAVYAFRIQPGVGIPNHTHSNDYWGMAIQGNWAHIDEEGREVITAQNAFVRIKADDVHSDRCAGPEVCINVLDFNGTRDIAFPQ; via the coding sequence ATGTTTATGAAGCAAGTAACGACCGGAATTTTCACTGCTGCAGCAATGGTGAGTTTATTGGCATCAGCTCAAGCAGCAGATGAAAAACACATCTTCACGTTTAATGATGTGGCATGGCAGGAAACCGGGCTGGAAGGGGCTGAAATGGCGGTCTTGTGGGGTAAGGAAGAAGATGGCAGCGCTGTCTATGCCTTCCGCATCCAGCCAGGAGTTGGCATCCCAAACCACACGCACTCCAACGATTACTGGGGCATGGCAATTCAGGGAAATTGGGCACATATCGATGAGGAAGGCAGAGAAGTTATCACTGCACAAAACGCATTCGTCCGTATCAAAGCGGATGACGTTCACTCAGATCGCTGTGCCGGCCCGGAAGTCTGCATCAACGTGCTCGACTTCAATGGTACCCGCGACATCGCATTCCCCCAATAA
- a CDS encoding B12-binding domain-containing radical SAM protein has protein sequence MGIHYDVGRKSRANVQGKPSKFHFIIIKPTHYDDEGYPIQWLRSAIPSNTLACLYGLAEDCQNRNVLGDGVELKLHSYDETNRRVKPERIAKMVRKDGGSALIALAGVQSNQFPRALDLARQFRALDIQVCIGGFHISGCVSMLPEIPQQIVDAQNEGISFFAGEAENQRLDEVLEDALHGTLKPLYNFMNDLPNLDSQPDPILPQKHIIRTAGSHSSFDLGRGCPYQCSFCTIINVQGRKSRSRSADDVERIIRRNYAQGINRFFITDDNFARNKDWEALFDRIIDLRQNHGFNIKFIIQVDTLCHRIDRFIEKACAAGVTRVFIGLENINPDNLLAAKKRQNKITEYREMLQEWRAHGATTYAGYILGFPSDTRESILRDIEIIKKELPLDLLEFFYLTPLPGSEDHLNLYRKNIWMDEDLNKYDLNHRVAHHDKMSDEEWENVYLEAWMTYYSPEHIETVLRRAATHPKGRPSNKLFLMLFFYLMVKLEGVHPLEGGFFRLKYRKDRRSSLPLESPFAFYSKYFAEIISKSMSYLKEGSRYYWLYYKLLKAPDRKSYTDTALQKSSDEEEEGLRLYKDTAGGEAAVEKKKKAQALRDRVAAKKVGAQYN, from the coding sequence ATGGGCATTCATTATGATGTTGGCAGAAAATCACGGGCAAACGTCCAAGGGAAGCCCAGCAAGTTTCACTTCATAATCATCAAGCCTACGCATTACGATGATGAGGGCTATCCCATCCAATGGCTGCGCTCTGCCATTCCTTCCAACACGCTTGCCTGCCTTTATGGACTGGCGGAGGATTGCCAGAACAGGAACGTGCTGGGTGATGGCGTGGAGCTGAAGCTTCACAGTTATGATGAAACGAACAGGCGGGTGAAGCCGGAGCGTATCGCCAAGATGGTACGCAAGGACGGCGGCAGCGCCTTGATCGCATTGGCGGGTGTGCAATCCAACCAGTTTCCGCGAGCGCTGGATCTGGCGCGTCAGTTCAGAGCGCTTGATATTCAGGTGTGCATCGGCGGTTTTCACATCTCAGGCTGCGTCTCAATGCTTCCTGAGATTCCGCAGCAGATTGTCGACGCACAAAATGAGGGCATCTCGTTTTTTGCGGGTGAAGCTGAGAACCAGCGGCTGGATGAAGTTTTAGAAGATGCGCTGCATGGCACCCTGAAGCCGCTCTATAACTTCATGAATGATCTGCCGAATTTGGACAGTCAGCCCGATCCGATCTTGCCGCAGAAGCACATCATCCGGACGGCGGGATCCCACTCCTCTTTCGATCTGGGGCGCGGGTGTCCCTATCAATGTTCATTCTGCACCATCATCAATGTGCAGGGCCGCAAGAGCCGCAGTCGGTCAGCCGATGACGTTGAGCGCATTATTCGCCGCAACTACGCGCAGGGTATCAATCGGTTCTTTATCACTGACGATAATTTTGCGCGGAATAAGGACTGGGAAGCCCTGTTTGATCGCATCATCGATCTTCGTCAAAACCATGGGTTCAATATCAAGTTCATCATTCAGGTTGATACCCTGTGCCACCGCATTGACCGGTTCATTGAAAAGGCGTGTGCGGCGGGCGTAACCCGGGTCTTTATTGGATTGGAGAACATCAATCCAGACAATCTGCTCGCCGCAAAGAAGCGCCAGAATAAGATTACTGAATATCGCGAGATGCTGCAGGAATGGCGGGCTCACGGCGCGACAACATATGCAGGCTATATCCTTGGTTTCCCCTCTGATACCCGCGAAAGCATCCTGCGGGATATCGAGATCATCAAGAAAGAACTGCCGCTGGACCTGCTGGAGTTCTTCTATCTGACGCCTCTTCCCGGCTCTGAGGATCATCTGAATTTGTATCGTAAAAACATATGGATGGATGAAGATCTCAACAAGTATGACCTAAACCACCGGGTCGCGCATCATGACAAGATGAGCGATGAGGAATGGGAAAATGTGTATCTGGAAGCGTGGATGACCTATTACTCACCAGAGCATATTGAGACCGTTCTGCGAAGAGCCGCAACTCACCCTAAGGGGCGACCGAGCAACAAGCTCTTTTTGATGCTGTTTTTCTATCTCATGGTGAAGCTGGAGGGTGTCCATCCCCTGGAAGGCGGTTTCTTCCGCCTGAAATACCGAAAAGACAGACGCAGCTCGCTGCCACTTGAAAGTCCTTTCGCTTTTTATTCCAAGTACTTTGCTGAGATCATCAGCAAATCCATGAGCTACCTGAAGGAAGGTTCTCGCTACTACTGGCTCTATTACAAGCTTCTCAAAGCACCTGACCGCAAAAGCTATACTGATACAGCCCTTCAGAAAAGCAGCGATGAAGAAGAGGAAGGCCTCCGCCTTTACAAAGACACTGCCGGAGGAGAAGCCGCCGTCGAGAAGAAGAAAAAAGCACAAGCACTACGGGATCGGGTTGCTGCGAAGAAAGTCGGTGCACAGTACAATTGA
- a CDS encoding ABC transporter ATP-binding protein — MTAVVLRDLKKSYGDTQVIHGVDLDIEDGEFVVFVGPSGCGKSTLLRTIAGLETSSSGTIHIADEDVTDIDPSQRGIAMVFQSYALYPHMTVAENMGFGLKMTGHPKDEIKRRVDEAARILKLEEYLARHPKALSGGQRQRVAIGRAIVRNPKVFLFDEPLSNLDAELRVQMRIELAKLHKEVDATMIYVTHDQVEAMTLADKIVVLERGYIRQVGKPLELYDDPANQFVAGFIGSPKMNFLSGKAVRSTDAGLEISISGFEGQTLLVPGISSAVMEDAMLTVGIRPEHFMIGASDDGVGADVSVSLVENLGETSYAYCTLPDGVQVIAESRGNRLEQNSDTLRLTLPASRALLFKPDGERLR; from the coding sequence ATGACCGCAGTTGTGTTGCGCGATCTAAAGAAGAGTTATGGCGACACGCAGGTGATCCATGGCGTTGATCTGGACATTGAGGACGGCGAGTTTGTCGTGTTCGTTGGCCCTTCCGGCTGCGGAAAATCCACTTTGCTGCGGACCATTGCAGGACTTGAGACCAGCAGCAGCGGAACCATCCATATTGCGGATGAGGATGTGACCGACATCGATCCCTCTCAGCGCGGCATTGCCATGGTGTTCCAGAGCTATGCGCTTTACCCGCATATGACCGTTGCCGAGAACATGGGCTTCGGCCTGAAGATGACTGGCCATCCCAAGGATGAGATCAAGCGGCGCGTGGATGAAGCGGCGCGCATTCTGAAGCTGGAGGAGTATCTGGCCCGGCATCCGAAGGCGCTTTCTGGTGGGCAGCGACAACGTGTGGCGATTGGCCGGGCGATTGTGCGCAATCCGAAGGTGTTCCTGTTTGACGAACCGCTTTCCAACCTTGATGCAGAGCTGCGCGTTCAGATGCGCATTGAGCTGGCTAAGCTGCACAAGGAAGTGGACGCCACCATGATCTACGTGACGCACGATCAGGTGGAAGCCATGACGCTGGCGGACAAGATCGTGGTGCTGGAACGGGGATACATCCGGCAGGTGGGCAAACCGTTGGAGCTTTATGATGATCCGGCGAACCAGTTCGTCGCCGGCTTTATCGGCTCGCCAAAGATGAACTTCCTGAGTGGCAAGGCCGTTCGCTCTACGGATGCCGGGCTGGAGATTTCCATTTCCGGCTTTGAGGGGCAAACTCTGCTGGTGCCGGGGATTTCGTCTGCTGTGATGGAAGATGCAATGCTGACCGTGGGCATTCGCCCGGAGCACTTTATGATTGGCGCCAGCGATGACGGTGTTGGTGCCGATGTGAGCGTGTCGCTGGTCGAGAACCTTGGCGAAACCAGTTACGCCTACTGCACTTTGCCGGATGGCGTGCAGGTGATCGCCGAAAGCCGCGGCAACCGCCTGGAGCAGAACAGCGACACCCTGCGGCTGACCCTGCCCGCCTCACGGGCCTTGCTGTTCAAACCCGATGGTGAAAGGCTGCGCTGA
- a CDS encoding IclR family transcriptional regulator, with amino-acid sequence MGAQTLSISEETEQDLTSPISKALVVLDAVALAESPPRFVELLNALPLSRATLHRQLRQLVKEGMLVHDEVHQTYSIGMRVLRLAHSAWSRASLASVARDSLDRLSAQIPETIHLAVLDNNQVLYVDKRLPPRSVSMFSSPGKIGPAYCTGVGKAMLSALPEARLAEAIRAQSFQRHTAKTFVNEKMLRDELARIRQRGHAFDDEEHEDTIICVALPILNKRGEPIGALSVTSTTYVTSLGKMVETYLPAMTLAVQEISEKAQIALGV; translated from the coding sequence ATGGGCGCACAAACCCTGAGTATCTCTGAGGAAACCGAACAGGACCTCACTAGCCCCATTTCCAAGGCACTGGTGGTGCTGGACGCGGTTGCGCTGGCAGAATCACCCCCACGGTTCGTAGAGCTTTTGAACGCCTTGCCGCTGAGCCGGGCCACCTTGCACCGTCAATTGCGACAGTTGGTGAAGGAAGGCATGCTGGTTCATGATGAGGTGCATCAGACCTATTCCATCGGCATGCGGGTGTTGCGACTGGCCCATTCTGCGTGGAGCCGAGCGAGCCTTGCCAGTGTGGCACGGGATAGCCTTGACCGGTTGAGCGCGCAGATACCGGAGACCATCCATCTGGCGGTGCTGGACAACAATCAGGTGCTTTACGTTGACAAGCGGTTGCCCCCGCGCAGTGTTTCCATGTTCTCTAGCCCAGGCAAGATTGGCCCTGCTTATTGCACCGGCGTTGGCAAAGCGATGCTTTCGGCTTTGCCTGAGGCGCGGTTGGCAGAGGCTATCAGAGCGCAATCGTTTCAGCGGCATACAGCCAAGACGTTTGTGAACGAGAAGATGCTGCGCGATGAGCTGGCCCGCATTCGTCAGCGCGGACATGCGTTTGATGATGAGGAGCATGAGGACACCATCATCTGCGTGGCCTTGCCGATCCTGAACAAACGCGGGGAGCCGATTGGTGCGCTTTCCGTGACCAGCACGACCTATGTGACCTCATTGGGCAAGATGGTCGAGACGTATTTGCCCGCCATGACACTGGCGGTTCAAGAGATTTCAGAGAAAGCCCAGATTGCGCTGGGAGTTTGA
- a CDS encoding ABC transporter substrate-binding protein → MISSSAYAAGDLIINLDQTDPAPKKAFEDIVAGFSKENPDVNVIVNTMHKEGYKTSIRNFLTADAPDLATWYAGNRMAPFVNAGLFEDVTDVWEENGLNEQLKSAAASMTIDGKKWGVPYTYYQWGIYYRKDIFEEQGIAVPTNWNELVAASAKLKEAGITPFTIGTKALWPTGGWFDYMNLRVNGYEFHMDLTAGKVPYTDPRVKATFDKWSELVKPGYYNTNHPALDWQDAVPNLVQGKAAMYLMGNFAVDVFKNGGLKEEQIGFMQFPEITPGIPMAEDAPTDTIHIPAKAKNKEDAKKFLAYMARADVQTATNITLGQLPVNSGAERPEERILQQGFDMLSNAYALAQFYDRDAPAEMAKAGMEGFQEFMVKPDRADAILKRLEKIRTRVYK, encoded by the coding sequence ATGATTTCAAGTTCCGCATATGCCGCAGGCGATCTGATTATCAATCTCGACCAGACGGATCCGGCTCCAAAAAAAGCATTTGAAGACATCGTGGCTGGCTTCTCCAAGGAGAACCCGGATGTGAACGTCATCGTCAACACGATGCATAAGGAGGGCTATAAAACCTCCATTCGCAACTTCCTCACAGCAGACGCGCCGGATCTGGCAACATGGTACGCGGGCAACCGCATGGCACCATTCGTCAATGCCGGTCTGTTTGAAGACGTCACCGATGTCTGGGAAGAAAATGGTCTGAACGAGCAGCTGAAATCCGCAGCGGCATCCATGACCATTGATGGCAAAAAATGGGGTGTGCCCTACACCTACTACCAGTGGGGCATCTACTACCGCAAAGATATCTTCGAAGAGCAGGGCATCGCTGTCCCAACCAACTGGAACGAGCTGGTTGCAGCATCCGCCAAGCTTAAAGAAGCAGGCATCACGCCATTCACCATCGGCACCAAAGCTCTTTGGCCAACCGGCGGCTGGTTCGATTACATGAACCTGCGCGTCAACGGCTACGAGTTCCACATGGACCTTACCGCAGGCAAGGTGCCTTACACCGACCCACGTGTGAAAGCGACTTTCGACAAGTGGTCCGAGCTGGTTAAGCCTGGCTACTACAACACCAACCACCCGGCGCTGGACTGGCAGGATGCCGTGCCAAACCTCGTACAGGGCAAAGCCGCCATGTACCTGATGGGCAACTTCGCGGTGGACGTGTTCAAAAACGGTGGCCTGAAGGAAGAGCAGATCGGCTTCATGCAGTTCCCGGAAATCACCCCGGGCATTCCAATGGCTGAAGATGCACCAACAGATACCATTCACATTCCTGCAAAAGCCAAGAACAAAGAGGATGCCAAGAAGTTCCTCGCGTATATGGCGCGCGCAGATGTCCAGACAGCAACCAACATCACACTTGGTCAGCTGCCTGTAAACTCCGGTGCAGAGCGTCCTGAAGAGCGCATCCTGCAGCAGGGCTTTGACATGCTCTCCAACGCCTACGCGCTGGCACAGTTCTATGACCGTGATGCTCCGGCAGAAATGGCCAAGGCTGGCATGGAAGGCTTCCAGGAGTTCATGGTGAAACCAGACCGTGCAGACGCCATTCTCAAGCGTCTCGAGAAGATCCGCACCCGCGTTTACAAGTAG
- a CDS encoding carbohydrate ABC transporter permease, whose product MFLVYVIAPIGQSIAISFYDWDGIGAKTFIGIENYIELWDDEAFYTSLYNNVLWLALYMLAVPAGLMIAIFLNQTVTGIRIYKSLFFFPFVISQIVVGLIFSWFYAPNFGLFTKLLEFLGFEGIAVLADERFVTYGIIAAGLWPQIAYCMILYLTGLNNVSPDQIEAARLDGAKGWKMLWYVIIPQLRPATFIAVVVTIIGALRSFDLVSIMTSGGPYGSSRVLSYYMYEQALSEYGFRMGYGASIAVVLFAIMMVFITLFIVRMLKDEREGY is encoded by the coding sequence ATGTTTTTGGTCTATGTGATTGCGCCCATCGGCCAATCCATAGCCATCAGTTTTTATGATTGGGATGGCATCGGCGCCAAAACCTTCATTGGGATCGAAAACTATATTGAGCTGTGGGACGATGAGGCATTCTATACGTCCCTTTACAACAACGTGTTGTGGCTTGCCCTTTATATGCTGGCAGTGCCCGCTGGGCTGATGATTGCGATTTTCCTCAATCAGACAGTCACTGGCATTCGCATCTACAAGTCCTTGTTCTTCTTCCCGTTTGTGATCAGCCAGATCGTGGTCGGCCTCATCTTTTCATGGTTTTATGCCCCTAACTTCGGCCTGTTCACCAAGCTGCTGGAGTTTCTCGGCTTTGAGGGCATTGCCGTCCTTGCCGATGAGCGCTTCGTCACCTACGGCATCATCGCCGCTGGCCTGTGGCCGCAGATTGCGTATTGCATGATCCTGTATCTCACCGGCCTCAACAACGTGTCACCAGATCAGATTGAAGCGGCTCGCTTGGATGGTGCCAAAGGCTGGAAGATGCTTTGGTACGTCATCATCCCGCAGCTGCGTCCGGCCACCTTCATCGCCGTCGTGGTGACTATCATCGGCGCTCTGCGCTCGTTTGATCTCGTCTCCATCATGACCAGCGGTGGGCCGTACGGCTCAAGCCGCGTGCTCTCCTATTACATGTACGAGCAAGCGCTGTCCGAATACGGCTTCCGCATGGGCTACGGTGCGTCCATCGCCGTTGTGCTCTTCGCTATCATGATGGTGTTCATCACGCTCTTTATCGTGCGTATGCTGAAAGACGAAAGGGAGGGCTACTAA